From one Chryseobacterium sp. 3008163 genomic stretch:
- a CDS encoding thioredoxin family protein, with amino-acid sequence MKKLFILVGIMIAQNVFSQEEKCGLKKSDFDIYKVGTEDLKCLAKNSDKRNTIFFTFAGWCEPCLYHLPNFKKIEKEYNVDSYVLLMDNEGSERTKIAMDYVLKDYPDAKIVILKDREKKNGRKYKDFVKEITPSQYEVIPDMSKYIVLNNSGEVQLVTNWKDNKEYPQWKDDTSTIKRIVLPLLEKK; translated from the coding sequence ATGAAAAAACTTTTCATTCTCGTTGGAATTATGATCGCACAGAATGTTTTCTCCCAAGAAGAAAAGTGTGGTTTGAAAAAATCGGACTTTGATATTTATAAAGTAGGTACTGAGGATTTAAAATGTCTAGCAAAAAACTCTGACAAAAGAAATACGATATTTTTCACGTTTGCCGGCTGGTGTGAGCCTTGTCTTTATCATCTGCCGAATTTTAAGAAAATCGAAAAAGAATACAATGTTGACTCCTATGTTCTTCTCATGGATAATGAAGGAAGTGAAAGGACAAAAATTGCAATGGATTATGTACTCAAAGATTATCCGGATGCAAAAATTGTTATTTTAAAAGATAGGGAAAAGAAAAACGGTAGAAAATATAAAGATTTTGTGAAGGAAATTACGCCTAGTCAATATGAGGTTATTCCGGATATGTCGAAGTATATCGTTTTGAATAATTCCGGAGAAGTGCAATTGGTTACCAATTGGAAAGACAACAAAGAATATCCGCAATGGAAAGATGATACGTCTACAATCAAAAGAATTGTTTTACCATTACTAGAAAAGAAATAA